In bacterium, the DNA window CTTTTTCCGGCGGCATGGCGGCATAACGAAATCCGATCGCATCGGAGAGACCGTGATCGCGGAATAACACGACCACTTCGGACTTGGAAGTACGGATGCGATACGGTTGATACGGATCGCCCGGAGTTCGCGACTCGGAGCGCATCAATATCTCTTCATCCGTCGCAACCCATCGGAACCCTTCTTCGGCGATTTGTCCGATCACGGCTTGGCTGACGCTGCCTTCGGACGGCCACATCCCGCGCGGTGCAAAGCCCATACGCGACTGGAAAAATTCGCGTGCGGCACGGATATGCCAATGCGCGTCATCCGGATAAACAAATGCTTTTTCCGAAAGCGTCGTATGCGGGTTGGATTTTTGCGCGATGGCCGTATCATTCAATAACGGTAAAATCGGATGGTACAGCGGTGTGACGGAAATTTCGATTTGTTGTTCGCGCGCCAACCGCCGGTAGAGAGGAATGATTTTTCTTAAAATATCCAAATGCGCCGCTAAAACGCCGGCTTTGTCGGATTCGCTAAAACCACGACCCTTTTGGATCCACGAACGAAACGGTTCTTTCGTTTTCCACGATTCGCCGATCCAGCACAGATTGTACCACATCTGAAGATCGCACCAGTCTTCGACGGAAAACTGTCGCCACTCGGAGCGGCGGTCTAATAATTCTTTATACCGCGGATTGGGTGCGATCATTCGCTCTTCGTGGGCCAGAAAAAAGTCGTCTATGATTTGCTCGCGATCATGTTCGTTTAATTGACCGGCCGGCAACCGCGTCAATCGCATAATATGATCTTCCACACCGTGTTCGGTATAATCTTCGATCTGCATCAGCAGTGAAGGCACCAAATTAAAGTTTTGTTTGAGCGTAGGGAAGTCGGTGAGATAATTAGGAATATCGAAATAATCTTTTACACCATGCAGGCGCACCCAAGGCATTGCAAAAAATGGTTTGCCATCCGGCGCGGCCACTTTGTAATACGGCTGGTGCTGGTGCCACAAGAAAGCGACGTTAAGAGTTTGTTCCGATGCCATCGCTTGTGAAGTTTTATAAATAATGAAAAACCGTAAAACAATATACGAATAAAAAAAATGGGTTGCCACAAAAGCAACCCATTAATATAACTTTTAAAATTTACGCTTAGGCCCCGATTTCATCCAATGCATTCTTAGCATCACGCGCCGCGCTGGTTTCAGGATACTCTTTCGTTACTTTTTCATACAACGCTTTAGCATTTGACGCTTGATTGACCATGCGGTAGCAACGCGCTGCTCCGATCATGCTTTCGGGTGCCAAATGAGAACTGGGAAATTTACCTGCTGCTTTTTCGTATTGTTTGGCCGCTTCTTCG includes these proteins:
- a CDS encoding glycoside hydrolase; amino-acid sequence: MATHFFYSYIVLRFFIIYKTSQAMASEQTLNVAFLWHQHQPYYKVAAPDGKPFFAMPWVRLHGVKDYFDIPNYLTDFPTLKQNFNLVPSLLMQIEDYTEHGVEDHIMRLTRLPAGQLNEHDREQIIDDFFLAHEERMIAPNPRYKELLDRRSEWRQFSVEDWCDLQMWYNLCWIGESWKTKEPFRSWIQKGRGFSESDKAGVLAAHLDILRKIIPLYRRLAREQQIEISVTPLYHPILPLLNDTAIAQKSNPHTTLSEKAFVYPDDAHWHIRAAREFFQSRMGFAPRGMWPSEGSVSQAVIGQIAEEGFRWVATDEEILMRSESRTPGDPYQPYRIRTSKSEVVVLFRDHGLSDAIGFRYAAMPPEKAAAEFVSHLEAIREDLIRRGLDPSQRLVSIILDGENCWEYYPNNGREFLRALYLRLSTSQTIETVRINDYLMKIQTPQLPEIHHIHPGSWIAHNFDVWIGSHPEKNTAWEYLTETRLFLETARKSGKYTFEKLDHAWEMMAIAEGSDWFWWMGDDHQARHKTRFDVLFRYFLRRVYDALGEPAHEKLFVPIMADRKKEPVLHRPKALLRPRIDGKESSFYEWRDAGFYAASKDADTMSGGQVWFDSIQFGFDEHYLYIRLNFSPDQITLLREKKFTVQAFFDYEGQRVVHAQELNVHTQDWVFGEIAEWRIIRSRIPLPCRFSVGLFDGRNNLETKPLRGGIPLDPDHDAMDRDVWSA